A region from the Acanthochromis polyacanthus isolate Apoly-LR-REF ecotype Palm Island chromosome 23, KAUST_Apoly_ChrSc, whole genome shotgun sequence genome encodes:
- the LOC110957451 gene encoding LOW QUALITY PROTEIN: FH2 domain-containing protein 1-like (The sequence of the model RefSeq protein was modified relative to this genomic sequence to represent the inferred CDS: deleted 2 bases in 1 codon), with protein sequence MHVMGSVSPANESEGLSFQEEDVAVAVPTSPPRPPSRFSDIEGDGTRSHDPPPPLLAPPPPPPPPPLPAPPPPLLPLLPGLGDPAAGLRKKKRVRSFFWKTIPEEQVRGRANLWTQGPVQQRYQIDVRTIEELFGQNDGQSDASATPTRGGRGRGSFRDAKEELSILDSKRGMNVGIFLKQFRRTNETIVDDIRHGNSAVFGAEPLRELLKLLPETEEVKKLKSFRGDVSKLPLADSFMYLLIQLPSYAVRIESMLLKEEFPAAFDSMKRDIKILRSATKELMSCEELHAVLHLVLQAGNILNAGGYAGNAVGFKLSSLLSLADTKANKPGMNLLHFVALEAQKTDKKLLEFPLSLSHVQSAARISVETLDADLQWLTSRTRSVEESVQRDTELLQQLDDFLQDATSCLCSLRGGRQQLQKEASELLDFFCEDRDTFRMDDCFNIFYTFCCRFTSAVKENAEREAKEAARRRRIQEMEEQKRHSWAGGEQVGGAFGLRCSSETDMSAAVTRQNDAGLLMELLTPKPRPRSPLNTPNSSQGRSGSLRRSRNSPSSSPSLAAEFELSMLLEMASADRTVAQQRGRDMRTVFPSASPEPGRTQPQKTSVGPETTNHATTYLRLNAAQTQPIASDPADEATVTPTSNQNQQSDHNNNTHNALGGTLSSWATPGRHQSLSGLNRETSGTNKTDQVISHEKTLERSAALTQNMSVVVEKRMLVPQLRVFDDSSCSDDHHQGNARSTDLEKTQQTGDAEKSAETESSSSQREEDEDKVVVWCVTGVCEATADTHSPPTNEEPSTNQRGEQRVSCATANHMPSEPQPANEKPVPEPISSQPVPSSRCDDASLPVSSSRWRPSEPASVATASTEEGNETASQGEEAKGFTNHDTRKKKTANENKKAASSSKPVTPNSSSPAGRSLRTLTDSEKQGMRRVVPISRTSRGAPPLVRRPEIPPSNSRGSTPPTNLSRASIRRGERPATAPSSRRSSINKAPDPKDPKDQKVPGAPVSSRDQNQDLHRKPSVRKPVIKTKPAPEEKMCRSTLRALTQGGGSLSAPATPLHKTSSALPGFARNTASSSFRRTSTTLTTPPPPQLPHAASDSSAKSSPKTSTSFTRTGSLRVSSSKPSDLLMPSSSSPLRSIRSSPHSGRKDSFSDKSTHSKDSGKPSRPSWR encoded by the exons ATGCACGTGATGGGCAGTGTCTCTCCGGCCAATGAGAGCGAGGGTTTGTCCTTCCAGGAGGAGGATGTAGCCGTCGCCGTGCCGACGTCTCCTCCTCGACCTCCTTCCAGGTTTTCAGACATCGAAGGTGACGGGACGAGATCACAtgaccctcctcctcctcttcttgcccctcctcctccaccccctcctccccctctt cccgcccctcctccccccctgCTGCCCCTGCTACCCGGGCTAGGAGACCCTGCAGCCGGcctgaggaagaagaagagggtgAGGAGCTTCTTCTGGAAAACCATCCCTGAGGAGCAG GTGAGGGGGCGGGCCAACCTGTGGACTCAGGGCCCGGTGCAGCAGCGCTACCAGATCGACGTCCGCACCATCGAGGAACTGTTCGGTCAGAACGACGGCCAATCGGACGCCTCGGCCACGCCCACCAGAGGGGGGAGGGGCAGGGGCTCCTTCAGAGACGCCAAAGAGgag CTCTCCATTCTGGACTCAAAGCGAGGGATGAACGTTGGGATTTTCCTCAAACAGTTCAGGAG gaCCAATGAGACGATAGTGGATGATATTCGTCATGGCAACAGCGCGGTGTTTGGGGCGGAGCCTCTCAGagagctgctgaagctgctgccaGAGACTGAAGAG GTGAAGAAGCTGAAGTCGTTCAGAGGCGACGTCTCGAAGCTCCCATTAGCTGATTCCTTCATGTACCTGCTGATCCAGCTGCCCAG TTACGCAGTTCGGATCGAGTCCATGTTGCTGAAGGAAGAGTTTCCTGCAGCATTCGACTCCATGAAACGAGACATAAAGATCCTTCGTTCTGCCACCAAAG AGCTGATGAGCTGTGAGGAGCTTCATGCTGTTCTTCATCTGGTGCTGCAGGCCGGAAACATCCTGAACGCT GGAGGTTATGCAGGAAACGCTGTGGGCTTCAAGTTGTCGTCGCTCCTGTCTCTGGCCGACACCAAGGCCAACAAACCGGGCATGAACCTGCTGCACTTTGTCGCTCTG GAAGCtcagaaaacagacaagaagCTGTTGGAGTTTCCTCTCAGCTTGAGTCACGTCCAGTCTGCAGCCAG GATCTCTGTGGAAACGCTGGATGCTGACCTGCAGTGGCTAACATCTCGCACACGCTCAGTAGAGGAGAGCGTCCAGAGAGACACTGaactgctgcagcagctggacgACTTCCTGCAG GACGCCACGTCATGTCTGTGTTCGCTGCGTGGCGGcagacagcagctgcagaagGAGGCCAGCGAGCTGCTGGACTTCTTCTGCGAGGACAGAGACACCTTCAGGATGGACGACTGCTTCAACATCTTCTAcaccttctgctgcaggttcacCAGCGCTGTCAag GAGAACGCTGAGCGCGAGGCGAAGGAAGCGGCTCGACGGCGGCGGATTCAGGAAATGGAGGAGCAGAAAAGGCACTCATGGGCTGGAGGCGAGCAG GTGGGCGGGGCCTTCGGGCTACGCTGCAGCAGTGAGACGGACATGTCGGCCGCCGTGACCCGACAGAACGATGCAGGGCTGCTGATGGAGCTCCTGACGCCGAAGCCCCGCCCCCGCTCACCCCTCAACACCCCCAACAGTTCTCAGGGGCGTTCAGGGAGCTTACGGCGGTCCAGGAACTCTCCGTCCAGCTCGCCGTCTCTTGCTGCCGAGTTTGAACTGAGCATGCTCCTGGAAATGGCGAGCGCTGACCGCACAGTCGCtcagcagagaggcagagataTGAGGACAGTTTTCCCATCAGCCTCGCCTGAACCTGGAAGAACTCAACCTCAGAAAACCTCCGTTGGTCCAGAAACCACAAACCATGCAACCACTTACCTCCGCCTCAACGCTGCACAAACTCAGCCTATCGCCTCTGATCCCGCTGATGAAGCTACAGTCACACCTACCTCCAACCAAAACCAGCAGTctgaccacaacaacaacacccaCAATGCTCTTGGTGGCACTTTGAGCAGCTGGGCAACACCTGGACGCCATCAGAGCCTCTCTGgtttaaacagagaaacatctggaacaaataaaactgatcaGGTCATTAGTCATGAAAAGACGCTTGAACGCAGCGCCGCTCTGACACAAAACATGTCTGTGGTCGTGGAGAAACGCATGCTGGTTCCTCAGCTCAGAGTGTTTGATGATTCCAGCTGCAGTGACGACCATCATCAAGGCAACGCCAGATCTACAGATCTGGAGAAAACCCAGCAGACTGGAGATGCAGAAAAATCTGCTGAGACAGAGTCGTCCTCATCTCAGagggaggaggacgaggacaAGGTGGTTGTTTGGTGTGTGACGGGCGTCTGTGAGGCCACCGCCGACACTCACAGCCCTCCGACCAATGAGGAGCCGAGCACCAATCAGAGAGGAGAGCAGCGAGTTTCCTGTGCCACAGCCAATCACATGCCTTCAGAGCCTCAGCCAGCCAATGAGAAGCCAGTGCCTGAACCCATCAGCAGCCAACCGGTGCCTTCCTCCCGCTGTGACGACGCATCGCTCCCCGTTTCTTCCTCCAGGTGGCGCCCATCAGAGCCGGCATCAGTAGCTACTGCGTCCACCGAGGAAGGTAACGAAACGGCCAGTCAGGGGGAAGAAGCAAAGGGTTTCACCAATCATGACACGAGGAAAAAGAAGACGgccaatgaaaataaaaaagcagcttCCTCCTCCAAACCTGTGACCCCAAACAGCTCCTCTCCAGCGGGCAGGTCGCTCCGGACCCTCACCGACTCTGAGAAGCAGGGCATGAGGCGGGTGGTCCCCATCTCCAGAACCAGCCGAGGGGCTCCGCCTCTGGTCAGACGTCCTGAGATCCCTCCCTCCAACAGCCGGGGCTCCACACCGCCCACAAACCTCAGCAGAGCCTCCATCCGACGGGGAGAAAGACCAGCGACGGCGCCGTCATCCCGACGATCCAGCATCAACAAGGCACCAGACCCCAAAGACCCAAAGGACCAGAAGGTTCCAGGAGCTCCGGTGTCCAGccgagaccagaaccaggacttGCACAGGAAGCCGTCCGTCCGAAAGCCCGTAATAAAAACCAAACCAGCGCCGGAGGAGAAGATGTGTCGGTCCACGCTGCGAGCGCTAACCCAGGGTGGAGGCAGCCTCAGTGCTCCTGCTACTCCTCTACATAAAACCTCCTCGGCGCTGCCAGGCTTCGCCCGAAacaccgcctcctcctccttcagacGGACCAGCACCACCCTcactactcctcctcctcctcagttaCCCCACGCTGCCTCCGACTCCTCTGCTAAATCCTCCCCAAAGACCTCCACATCTTTCACCCGAACAGGCTCTCTGAGAGTCTCTTCCTCCAAACCCTCGGATCTCCTCATGCCGTCCTCCTCATCCCCGCTGAGGAGCATCAGGTCGTCTCCTCACAGCGGACGCAAAGACAGCTTCTCTGACAAATCTACGCACTCGAAGGACTCGGGTAAACCCAGCAGGCCGAGCTGGAGATAA